GGAAAAGAGGGTTTGACCACCACGCTGAGAAATTTGTGGCCCCTCTCTCAGACCACAATATGTTTGTGCAAAAGAAGTTGATGCATGGTTCTATGTATGAGCCAGTTGCCTGGGAGAAGTACAAGTTATGCTTGGAAAATGTGCAAGTTTTTTCTAGTGGACTTGTTATTAATGCCAATAACTATTGGTTAGGCTGTTCACCAGATGCTAAGTTGATTGATGGGGATTTTTTCGGTATCGGGGAGTCCAAATGCCCAGGACTTTATAAAAATTGTGATTTATTTGATGTAGCCAAATCAAGTCAAACATTTATGCTTTATGTATCAGAAGAGAACAAACTGGAAGTGAGAAAAACACACTCAACATATTACCAAATTCAGTGCCAGCTTGCTCTCACAGGAGCCCAATTCTGTGATTTAGTGGTTTATACTTTCCAAAGTCTTGCAGTTGTTAGAGTCAAATATGATGAACAATTTTGGCTCAGTGTTGTTAATAAGGTTGGAGAAGTGTATTTCAAGTATATCCTGTCAAAGTTAAAGTAAGTAAAGATTATCACTAAGTAATATACCATGGttgaatgaaatttcatcatCCTGGCAAGTGAAGTCAGGAGAAAGATTTTCTGCTAACTATTTATAGTAATACTGTAATATTGAGAATTGAAAAGTCAATGGTTATGATatattttggcattttttaatgTTGTAAAAATGTGTTCACAAGAATTTTAGTTAATATATTCTATTAACCATGGCTTCTACTGACATTCCCTTATGAACATAATTGCAGTACTAGGGAGCAGAAATAATAGGATCTTGAAACATAACCAAAACACTACAGACTGTAAAAATTTGATTAGCTGAGCCATGCATTGATATAGGAATAGGTTTGTCAAAAATTCCAAAGTTTTTTACTCGCCCAATATAACGTTCAACATGAATTCTTTCTGATGCTATTTTTTGATTGATGCATACTTGCATTGGTGAAAATTGCATCTGatcctccaaaaaaaaaggaatattcaACTTCACCCCAAGGGGATCTAACAAATCTCTGATAGCAAATCCTTTGTCTGCCATCACCTCATCATCCTTGTCCCAAAACTTGGAATTTAGAATACCACACCTGCAGACAATCTCTTTATCAGAGACACTTCCAGGAAATAATTCAGACACAAAGGACAAACTACCAGCAGGTGTGATAGCAACCAGTGCTTTGTAGGTGTTGTGATGCTTATAGTCTGAGTACAAAGAGGATCGTAGATGTAGGGACTCTGGTGCCTCAACAAACACTTCAGTGCAGTCAATTATTGCTCTTGTTTTTGGAAAAGACTGTTTAAAACTTTTTGGCATAGACTGGTCAATTTCTTCCCTTGATGGCCAAATTGGAAGAGAACCAAACTGaaggaacaaaaaattaatccaACTACACACAAGCCTAGATACTGTGCTCTCATCACAATTAAATAGCCAGCCACAGTGAATGTTCGAATAACCCGTTCTTAACTTCAGTAGCACCAAAAAAAACTGATCTTCACAACATAGAGTTCTTGCCCCTGGGCGTGTCTTTGCACCACTTGCATCTTTCATGATAACATTCTCCCCATTTTCCCCTGCTCTCAAAAACTCGTAACAAATTCTAAATCTCTCGAAGTTTGGAAACCCAGTGTAATGTTTAcacagtttatcattattccTAATGGTGCTAA
The nucleotide sequence above comes from Acropora muricata isolate sample 2 chromosome 12, ASM3666990v1, whole genome shotgun sequence. Encoded proteins:
- the LOC136892608 gene encoding uncharacterized protein, with product MADKTPVNTDDFDKENISIITTKKPRSQRRTSGLQCSFYECNNRYYSADGKRTIFHFFSVPLKNPEKTIWCNKMGKVEGKDGFRVTKNTKVCHVHFKNEDVLKVPGGSRWKLREGSRPIKHNFSTPRMKRKPPLFRCEKLKPKRLRFDEKNEYSPVCLHQPKSLFETSLLVVKDSTSTIRRENIRLKTELEKTKEELEATKDKMRKTTFSVSTIRNNDKLCKHYTGFPNFERFRICYEFLRAGENGENVIMKDASGAKTRPGARTLCCEDQFFLVLLKLRTGYSNIHCGWLFNCDESTVSRLVCSWINFLFLQFGSLPIWPSREEIDQSMPKSFKQSFPKTRAIIDCTEVFVEAPESLHLRSSLYSDYKHHNTYKALVAITPAGSLSFVSELFPGSVSDKEIVCRCGILNSKFWDKDDEVMADKGFAIRDLLDPLGVKLNIPFFLEDQMQFSPMQVCINQKIASERIHVERYIGRVKNFGIFDKPIPISMHGSANQIFTVCSVLVMFQDPIISAP